In Mycobacterium stomatepiae, the following are encoded in one genomic region:
- the mce gene encoding methylmalonyl-CoA epimerase, with amino-acid sequence MMTTDQVDARQILATSLVTAIDHVGIAVADLDAAIEWYHDTLGMVLVHEEVNEDQGIREAMIAVQDGEPGTAQIQLMAPIDESSTIAKFLDKRGPGIQQMAVCVSDLDALCEHLRSQGVRLVYEVARRGTANSRINFIHPKDAGGVLMELVEPAS; translated from the coding sequence GTGATGACGACCGATCAAGTTGACGCCCGTCAGATCCTGGCCACCTCGCTGGTGACTGCGATCGATCACGTCGGCATCGCAGTCGCCGACCTCGACGCAGCCATCGAGTGGTACCACGACACCCTCGGAATGGTGCTGGTGCACGAGGAAGTCAACGAGGACCAGGGAATCCGCGAAGCCATGATCGCCGTGCAGGACGGCGAGCCTGGCACGGCGCAGATCCAGTTGATGGCCCCGATCGACGAGTCCTCGACGATCGCGAAGTTCCTGGACAAGCGCGGGCCAGGCATCCAGCAGATGGCCGTGTGCGTCAGCGATCTGGACGCTCTCTGCGAGCACCTGCGGTCGCAGGGTGTTCGGCTGGTCTACGAGGTTGCGCGCCGCGGCACAGCGAACTCGCGGATCAACTTCATCCACCCCAAGGACGCCGGCGGGG